From Bacteroides uniformis:
AATTGTCAAACAGTTGAAAAACAATGAAGTATGATACATATTTATGGCTTTTTCAAAAGCCTTAAAAAAAGCCACTGAACTGGCAAAATCCAACTTCACAAATATGTAATGAAATGCGTAGCGAGGGTAAAAAAAGAACCCTTGAACTATCTCTAATTCAAGGGTTTTCTAAAATTGAAAAGCTTTTTGGTGGTGCCACCAGGAATCGAACCGGGGACACAAGGATTTTCAGTCCTTTGCTCTACCAACTGAGCTATGGCACCATGTTTATCTCTTTTGCGGTTGCAAAGGTAGTGAAACTTTTGGACTATGCAATAGCTTTCATAATAAAAAACGCTGATAATTGGCTATATGGCTAATTATCAGCGTTTATGATTTGAGAAAAAATACTGAAAAAGTTTTATAGTTATGCTTTTTCCGCTTCTTCTTCCTTCAAAGGATTCCATCCTTGTGCTTTGAGTTCAAACTCTTGACCGTCACGGGTAATTAGGGCGCAGCCTAATTCCGGTTTGGTGATATGGCCAATCAGCTTGACGCCTTCCATTTCGGCAACCTTTTCATGGTCGGCAATGGGGACGGTGAACAATAACTCATAATCCTCGCCTCCGTTCAGTGCACAAGTGCTCAGGTTCATATTGAATTCTTCTGCCATTACAGCCGTCTGATAGTCGATAGGAATATGTTCTTCGTAAACTCGGCAACCCACTTTGCTTTGGGTACAAATATGCAGTAATTCCGAAGAAAGTCCGTCCGATATATCCATCATGGAGGTGGGTTGTATACCTTCTTCTGCCAGTTTCTGAATGATGTCACGGCGTGCTTCGGGCTTCAGTTGACGTTCCAGAAGATACTCCTTCCCCGAGAAGTCCGGTTGCAAGTCTTTGTCACCTCCTTTGAGCACCGCCTTTTCGCGTTCCAAAAGCTGTAGTCCCATGTAGGCGGCACCCAAGTCGCCGCTGACGCAAATCAGGTCGGTTTCGCGGGCACCATTGCGGTAGACCACTTTTCCTTTCTCACCCTCGCCTATGCAGGTGATGCTGATGGTAAGCCCAGTATAGGAAGCGGAGGTGTCTCCTCCCACGATGTCAACATCATATTCTTCGCAAGCCAAACGGATGCCGGCATAGAGTTCCTCCATGTCTTCTATACTGAAACGCTTGGATATACCCAAGGAAACGGTAATCTGCTTCGGTGTGCCGTTCATGGCATAGATATCGGAGAAATTGACTACGGCCGATTTATACCCCAAATGCTTGAGCGGTA
This genomic window contains:
- the thiL gene encoding thiamine-phosphate kinase, which translates into the protein MRTEIATLGEFGLIRHLTEGIELKNESSRYGVGDDAAVLSYPAEKEVLVTTDLLMEGVHFDLVYVPLKHLGYKSAVVNFSDIYAMNGTPKQITVSLGISKRFSIEDMEELYAGIRLACEEYDVDIVGGDTSASYTGLTISITCIGEGEKGKVVYRNGARETDLICVSGDLGAAYMGLQLLEREKAVLKGGDKDLQPDFSGKEYLLERQLKPEARRDIIQKLAEEGIQPTSMMDISDGLSSELLHICTQSKVGCRVYEEHIPIDYQTAVMAEEFNMNLSTCALNGGEDYELLFTVPIADHEKVAEMEGVKLIGHITKPELGCALITRDGQEFELKAQGWNPLKEEEAEKA